Below is a window of Desulfovibrionales bacterium DNA.
GGGATAAACGCTGCCCTTCTGGCCGGTGGTAAGGAAATGATTGCGCCGCCGGATGCTACAGCCCACGGGGCGCTGATAAACCACATAACGGAAAGCAAACCCGAATCATTCCAGCCTATGAATGTCAACTTCGGCCTCTTCCTCCCACTCTCCGGGAAAATCCCCAAGAAAAAGCGTGGAGAGGGTTACGCAGAAAGGGCGCTGGCGGCACTAGAGATATGGATAAAAGAAAAAGATGTGCTTGTCCACGATGTATAGACATGCCTCTATTGCCAAACCGTTGAAGCCGAACCTTGACGGCTTCGTAAAAAGTCCATTTGCTGCGTTGTCCGCCTCCGGCGGATCACTGCGGCGTAGCTATGGAAATAGTTCACCGTTCACTGTTTACCGTTCACCGTAAGTGCATGGTTTGTTGACGGACAACGGATAACGGTCAACGGATAATAGGATTTGCGCGCCTTACAACCGGAGTTTTTTACTGTGCCGTCCATGCTTTGATTTTTTACGAGCTCATCAACTTTATCCTTTAACCCTTCAGTGACTTGATAAATTCATCAATCGGGATTGCCGCTAAGGTCATGCCTTGCATGGTGCCCCGGGCCCCAAGCTCCACGGAAACCCTGGTGACCGTGGTATTATCCGGCGCCTCCAGGATATTGACAAAGTCATAGGGGCCGAGCACGGCATACTGGGCCAATATTTTTACGCCCATGGCCTCCACTTCCTTGTTCACCTCTTTGATTCGTTCCGGATGTTTTTTGAGGGTCTCTCTGCCTTCACCGGTTAAACTGCTAAGCATCACATAAATACCCATGGCAAGCCTCCGTCGGAAATAGGTTTTTATCTTAATTTTATGATTGCAAATCTGCGTGGTCCTTGTCAACAGAAATTCTATTTTCAGCATCCCACAGCGACCGTTGCAGTATAGATCGCTATCAGTCGCCTGATAAAGGTTAGCATGACCTGTGCGAAAAATAACTTTTATTTTTCTTGACAAACTGAATGCAAATTCATAGTCTTTAATTAAAGGATACGCAACTAAATCTATTTTTTAACAAACGAGGATTTCCATGGATGGAAGCCCGCAGCCCTCTAAAAAATCAAATCTCACATATATACTCCCTGTTGAGCTTGGGTCGGCGACTGAGAGAAGGGTCGGCCCGTTCCTTCCGGATAAACTGTTTTTCTCCGAAACTGCGTGAGGCTTAAAAACATAAAAAGGGCTTAGGCCCGAGGAGGTAAAAATGTCAAACGGAACGAGTGCAGCAGTAACCGAGGCCGCCCGCCTCAATGAAATTGGATTTCCGGAGTTTACGGCTAAACTGATTACAGATACCTTCGATGCCCTGGTAAGCGCCAATATACGTCAAACAGAGGCATATATTGAACTGGTTACCCAGGTATCAAAAACCATCACCCAATTCATCAACGACACCAAAGATGATATAAGCGGGGAGATGATCCTGCAGTTTCTGGCCAAAGTCCTTCCGGCCGCCGAGGAGGAATCCGGGACAAAGGTGAAAGAGGGGGGCACACTTACCGAACAGGAAGCCACCACTATCACCAGTGCTGTGGCTGTAGCAGGAGATGAGGCCAATAATCCTGCCATTAGCCAGGGCGACATCGATAAGAGCAAGTATCAGTCAATCCTGGACGCCGTAGCCCGTCGTATTTCTGCCGACAAATACACCATGCTCAAAGAAATGGTCAAGATGGGCATCCTCCGGCTGGTAGTCGAGAACGGGGTAATCGAAACCCGGCTCACCTTTACCACGTACGGCTCGACCTTCTATCAAAAGCAAACGAGTAAATACCACCG
It encodes the following:
- a CDS encoding GYD domain-containing protein is translated as MGIYVMLSSLTGEGRETLKKHPERIKEVNKEVEAMGVKILAQYAVLGPYDFVNILEAPDNTTVTRVSVELGARGTMQGMTLAAIPIDEFIKSLKG